GGAAAAtccatttaaaaataaaagaatatcattatttttatcaataaaGATACCAAAGTTTAAATTTGTataatttgtaaaaaatGGATAATCCATaattcttttcaatttatgACCTTGTAAAGAATTAGCTTCTAAATTATTGGATTGTCCAAGACAAAAATCTTTCCATTCATCTTTGAAATCATTTAAGGAAAACGTAGAATTTGTATTTACTTGTCTTACTAGTAAATATTCATCCCATATACTTCTTTTGATAtcaaaattctttaaaatatgtAATCTTGTACAAAATCCATTATATTCAGCTACGTTTGGCAAATAATTCTGAATCAAACTGGAAATGGTTTCAAAAATGTATGAGGTGATTTGAATTTCCCAATGTTTTTTGGTTGTATTAGCACTAGTGCAACGATAGATTGGCCTTGAATGTCTtgaatcaatatttaaatctgcattatttgaatttaaatttgaatttgaattgaaactaattttactataaaattcaaaaacaCCGTGTAGATCCCAAATCGAATCCTTGACGAGACTTATCtctcttttattattaaattgcCATGGATAGAGTAATAATTGCTtattaacaataacaaaatGATCTCTTATTAATTTACTTTTGAAAATGGAATTCTCATTTAACTCGATGTTACTTTCAactaaattaatattaaatgaatcatAATACAACGAGTTATACACAAATTGGTAATTTGGATTTTCatataagaaattatttatattagcAAACCTTGCtgaatctaataaatcTCTGTTTATACTTTCATTAAGACAAGTTTCTGAGATTTCATATTCATTAGAAAAATGGGTATTAACATGTTGATgatattcattttcttctgGTATTTTCAATCCCATATCgttacaattttttttatt
The window above is part of the Henningerozyma blattae CBS 6284 chromosome 2, complete genome genome. Proteins encoded here:
- the NDJ1 gene encoding Ndj1p (similar to Saccharomyces cerevisiae NDJ1 (YOL104C); ancestral locus Anc_3.82) produces the protein MGLKIPEENEYHQHVNTHFSNEYEISETCLNESINRDLLDSARFANINNFLYENPNYQFVYNSLYYDSFNINLVESNIELNENSIFKSKLIRDHFVIVNKQLLLYPWQFNNKREISLVKDSIWDLHGVFEFYSKISFNSNSNLNSNNADLNIDSRHSRPIYRCTSANTTKKHWEIQITSYIFETISSLIQNYLPNVAEYNGFCTRLHILKNFDIKRSIWDEYLLVRQVNTNSTFSLNDFKDEWKDFCLGQSNNLEANSLQGHKLKRIMDYPFFTNYTNLNFGIFIDKNNDILLFLNGFSRDQILDFNKYSTEPILTLNTSDDNQMLLIQKLLLFLNCSVLQCFIQEILKENNKF